agcaagCAATTTGATTATAATATGTTTGAGATGAGTTGCATCGCAGATGCAATTTATGAAGTCAAGCACTTGTCAAGTGTAAAATACAACTTTGATGAATAAATGTAAGATGAGGCTGGACTCTTTAAAAATGAGGCCCTTTCATTTATGTGTCTTCAAGTGTTTATTCTTCCATTTTCACCGACTTTTTTCTGAACACCCCATGTTGAGGGTGAGACAAGTGTTGCAAAATTCCCCCAAAAGCCTGAGGGAAAGCAAAACAAGCTAGCttccttttaaatgtactttgcgCATGCTGATCTCTCAGCATCTGCATGAGATGGTGACACGGGAGTGGTTTCTCAATCCCATCCCATCCCATATCCACAGAAAAAAATTTCATCGCATCCCTGTCCCAGGCTATAATTAAAAGTAGATATAATTTTAAATTCTATCCCAACGGTGTTCAAATCTGATTACCCTTTACATTTGTTGTTTATGAGGCTCATTGTTCTATGACTGTAATATAAACAAAAAGATTAAATTTCCATCAACTCATATCTTTGTATCATTTATTCTTCTGACAAAAGAAGGCAGTGATCCATCATGTTGCCTGCAACGAAACCACAGTTGGGGCTTGACAGCAACGGCAATTAAAGGAGCTTTGAACTAGGAGCATCAAGGAGTGACAAACAGCCGACCACAGAGGTCGGCTGACCACACTGTGCACAGGCCGCTTTCATTTTAGAACCCACCGGCACTGCCTGCATTTGCCAAACTTCCTGCGTGTcttttttgtgcaatgaaaggcTAAGGCAGCTTTTGTATGAGCAGCTCTCCTGGGTGGTGTCAGAGGTCTTTAAGGGAGGTGGAcccaaatgagaaaaataaatctacaTCACTTTCGAAACTTGGTAACTTCATCTATATCTCGCAGGTTTTTTGTCTGtggctcaacttttttttttttgtaactattGGTTATTTATGCAAAATCAtcacataaaaaagaaaaaactgtcACCAAAATCGCAAAACTTCATTGTCCTTTTGCAAAAGCCAATTAGTCCCTCTTAACTGTTAAAACCTTCATAAAAATTAAGACAAACCCAAATATTAGTAAGCACACAAAGTGTAAAGTACACAATGAgggaacaaatgaaaaacacttctGGCTTTTGCTTTCTCACAAGGTGTACAAGGTAGGCTATGTCAGCTTTTGTCATTGTTCTGTAAACACACAGATCcaaattttgtttgtgtgtgtgtgtgtgtgtgtgtgtgtgtgtgtgtgtgtgtgtgtgtgtgtgtgtgtgtgcgtgtgcgtgtgcgtgcgcgcgcttgCGTGGacgtgcggtaacgggtcgattgtGGGAGGTTCCTTGCTTATAAAGTAAGGACATGGCTCGGAGACTGTTGACATGGGTCtacagtcccttagccaatcaggatgcggAACACAAtgcattgtttaaaaaacaacaacaaaaaagcatgaATAAACTGCACTGAGAAAATCTGTGGAACAGCAAAGCAATGACAGGTGAACTGTGTCATGGTGAGTGTTCACTGTCCATCTGAGTCATTCCATGGTTGATTTTATGGTCCACTATTGGAACTTTGATGTCATTCAGTGATATTATTTATTACTCGccttcctcctccgcctctcAGTCTTGCTTCTTCGCTTCCACGTCTGAATGATCGGCCTCCTCGAATTCTCACTCTTCTCGCTCTTCCTGCTCCCTCAACACTGACAGTTTACTCGAGGCTGATAGTGCTCATGTGGATTGTACTAATTATCTaaaacagttgttttttttttttcctgtgacagCCTGGGCAGACGTTTGGCATAAGAGTCCAAATAATagccaaaaatgttgttttgcaaGGAGTGTGTTGAGTACAAAGCAGTATTTGTGCTTTTAGTTTTGCGAACGATGAGTggttttgtgttaatgtgctACAAGAATTACTCTTGGAGTTTaatcattcagaaaaaaaagtgcaaagtcAAAATTGACAGATTTCTAGGAAAGGCGAGAAAATTTGATTTTGCAAATTTAGaatacacaaagcaaaatgttcACACAGTCCGGTCATGAATTATTTTTCTGTGGTACCTTCAGAAAAGAATGAGTAGTGTCCCCAACTGTTCTGTCTTGTCATGTTGGGAAGCTCACTGTTTCACATTTGGTGCAACTTGGAAAGGCCTCCATATAAGCCAGTAATGTTTATCATGTGTTACTGCAGTAACAAGAGTATATGTAGCTGTGTTTACTTGCTGGTGCTCTATGCCTTCATGCGGCTTTCTCAATACAACAGAATACAACAGCCTCCCTCACCTTCAAATGCCATTGTTTCACTTTTGTCATAGTAGCATGGTGTCTCAGCTCCACTCTGGTATTTTATCTTGCGCCTATCATGAACATGCCTTAAATATCTTAAACTTGACTTGTCACTGTATGCCTCCATAGCTTCATTCAAGTATATTTAAGCAGGAGAAATGCAATCTAATGCTCTCTCCCTCTATCCTTTTTTTCAGGTGGAACATATTGTAGACAGGCGGCGGAATAAGAAGGGAAAGTGGGAGTATCTAATCAGGTGGAAGGGATATGGAAGTAAAGAGGACACTTGGGAGCCGGAGCACCACCTCCTGCATTGCGAGGAGTTCATTGATCGCTTCAACAGCATGGGACTACATCCGCACAAACAGCACAGAAATCCCAAAAGTACGAGCAATGGCCATGCGGCAGCCACAGAAAACCCCAGAGCTCGGTCTGAAGCACGAAAGAAGAAAAGCAACAATGGGACAGCTGTCGGAGTTCAAGGAGGAACTGTTCTACCGATTGGAAGTAGAGGGTCAGGACATGTTCATAAACTGGGGAATGTTGGCCTCGGACCCGGAAAGCATGCTCCGCTCCAGGACAAAATGGGCAAAGCCATGACGTTTAGAACTCCTCCAATAGAAGCCCCTCGCCTCCTGGCCCAAGTGAGGGAAACTGATAATGGGCACGTGAATGGATGTGTGCAACCACACACTTTGGGGGCCGCTACAAAGTCACACAGAGTGTCCTCAGACAGAGTGGATGGAGGTCTGGATAAAATAGATACTACAAAATTGGGTAAGATTTTTAGAAATGAAGGTTAATTGTTGTTGAAATATTTAGTTGGATACCAGTGGCCGGTGGTGAGTTTCGAATGCATGAGCAAACAGgatattgttttcttttatttttgtgaaattatgattcaatttttttattgattgaaaGTCATTCCCAAAACGGCTAAATTTTTTATACGGACCCTgtacatcacaggtgtcaaagtcaaggcacgggggccagatccggcccgccacatcattttatgtggcccgcgaaagcaaattatctgtgtcaacttccattatccttgcttaaatctgtcccgaaatctcaaattgtcagACGTCATAAATAACGGTCACATTTTGCAATAAGTCTGTTACCCTGTTTAGACTGACTTGAGCAATAATCAaacaaatacttgactgatttcaaaactagttagccatctttttttttgtgtgtgtacaagtaataaatgtgatgattaaacatttattcggctTCACTGTCGTAATGGCCCTCTGAGGGATGACGTAACACCGAAGTgtcccgtgacaaaaatgagtttgacacccctgctgtacatgaTCGAAACAATTGGATACTGCCCAGTGTCAGTTCACTCTCTTTAACCTAATCCACACTACCCTGTGTTCTTGTTGTCCTTTGGCTTCAACACATTTGACATgctttttttcaacacaaattTCTTTGtggtatggcaaaaaaaaaaaaaaatccagcacaTTGGCATCAAAAAggattaaataaataattggctaacccaaaagaaaaaaaaagaaacatctgcATATTAGAacggatgtttgtgtgtgtaagggGTGGGAGGCATGTGCCAAAGTACAATACAATTTGTTTAGTGTACCTCCAAACGTATTTTTGTCCTGCAGTAAAGTATTAcaagcaacatgttaattaatCAATTGTTTCACTGTTCGCGCTCTCAGAGCCACTCATTCTGCTCACAAAGTGGAGACTTCTTCCCTGCGGTTGAATAAGAGAATTAGGCAGAAAGCTTATAGTGGATAGAAAAAGCCTCTAGACTTttattcaaatgccaggtttcaCTTGAAATCTCCCAGACACATTCAGGAATTTTGCTCTGGTCCAATGAAACCAAAGTACAACATTCTGGACATCATTCTAAATGGTATGTTTTgtgcaaacacaacactgctcATGACCAGAAGAACACCATACCAGGGAAGCATGGTCGTGGTAGCATCATGAACGAGGGCAGGTTTTCTTCGGGTCGAACTGGGGCCTCATTTTTTGAAATTGTGCACTTTTTAAACCCACTATATGAAGTTCCTTCCGTGGTTCTTTGCTGCAGAAGTGGGTAACACCTTCGAATGTGGTCACAGTCCAGAGCCCACATGCCCTTGGTTaatcatttatattcatttcataATGTCATCTCCATTTGAAAACAGGCAATTCAAGAGCCTAAAATGGATTATGAAcccttaaatgagcattcatttatATGCACCAGCTACAGCTGCTCGATGAGAGAATGAGAAGTATCTTTGTTGTTCAATACAGCACAGTGTGGTTAATGAGAGGAAGGCTTTACCTCACAAGAACATTCCTATTGGTTAGCTTGTTAAAATAGTGGTCTCCATTCAAATGGACACACTACCTCAATTACTTTCCTGATGAGGCGTCCATGTGAAAGAACCAAGCAATTGATGGCTTCTTTTTATGATCTAGCCAACCTACCTATCTCTAACCCATTTTCTACACAACACCACTGATCCTCAATAGGTATGCAGCTTTTCATCAGAAGTCACCGACGTTTAAGAAGACCGCGCtacaaatataagacggtggcTACCACACTGACGGCTATTATTGATGTTAATCTCGTAATCCTTGAAAGACTCCTCCACTCACCTCAGTTCTCTCAGTGCCATTGATTATCCCACTTCTGtgacagttcagggtgtctctgattgtgcacacacacacacacacacttcaacagTACATCCAGAAGCTGATTGTGAATGTTTAGCAAACAGCAGAATTCTTGCTGGACATTTGGAACGTTCCAGCAAGATTCGGCGCAGGTGCTACAACTTTATCTAATGATCCCTTGGAAGACATAATATTTCACTGGCTGTTGAGATGTTTtatgaatgacaaaataccataaTCAGACTTTACAAAGCGGCCTCTTAATGCATATatcatacagtacagtaaagtTTGTGTTTATTATAGTATATTATTCGGTACAAGGATTTATACAGGCTCTTGGAATATAATTAAAATATACTTGCGTAATTTAGTTATTTGTTACAATATCGAACCCAAAGAATACCGACACTTGCACAGGGCAATCATGCTAACATGAAGGGTGCAGTCAATATTGGAACATTGGAACTCTGAGCATTTTGACAGTGAGGCACACGTATTTACCGCTCGGCCCCATAATGCTGCCACAATTGTGATTATttatcggaaaaaaaacccaaatatatATAGCATATATTTATCCACTTAGAACTTCTGCAAAGTTTACCAACATTAATTTTACTCTGTTAAAATAATTCCAATTTAGTCTTGTATGTTTACAAGACTAAATTGACCTGTTTTGCCATCCTCCCTCCGTCAGGTTCCCCTCGAGCTAATGGCAAGATGCAACTCCACAGCTCAGTAAAACGCAAGCTGACAGAGGAGAAGTGCTACGTGTTTGACAAGCGGCTTAGGTACAACGTGCGACAGAACGAGACCAACTGTCGATTTCGGGACATTGTTGTCCGGAAGGAGGACGGTTTCACGCATGTCCTCCTCTCCAGCCAAACAACGGATAACAACGCTCTGACGCCAGAGGTAGGAACGACAACGTCTTCACACACAAGACTCGAAGACCTTAATGGTCTTTTAACTCATGCGTTTGTCATTCTTCTTTGCCTTTGCAAAGTTCCTGCCTAACTCCCATTGAATATGGAGGCTCGATGCAATGATTTTGGCTTAACAC
This Hippocampus zosterae strain Florida chromosome 4, ASM2543408v3, whole genome shotgun sequence DNA region includes the following protein-coding sequences:
- the LOC127599506 gene encoding chromodomain Y-like protein 2 isoform X1, whose product is MASGDLYEVEHIVDRRRNKKGKWEYLIRWKGYGSKEDTWEPEHHLLHCEEFIDRFNSMGLHPHKQHRNPKSTSNGHAAATENPRARSEARKKKSNNGTAVGVQGGTVLPIGSRGSGHVHKLGNVGLGPGKHAPLQDKMGKAMTFRTPPIEAPRLLAQVRETDNGHVNGCVQPHTLGAATKSHRVSSDRVDGGLDKIDTTKLGSPRANGKMQLHSSVKRKLTEEKCYVFDKRLRYNVRQNETNCRFRDIVVRKEDGFTHVLLSSQTTDNNALTPEIMKEVCRALGNAAADDSKLLLLSSVGTIFCSGIEPSYLIGRLSTDRRKESSRIADAVRDFVLAFIRFKKPIVVAINGPALGLGASILPLCDVVWASEKAWFQTPCAALHLTPSGCSSYTFPQILGVALANEMLFCGRKLTAQEACNRGLVSQVFWPTTFNQEVMLRVKEMASCNAVVLEESKCLVRSILLHCLEEVNEKECQMLKQLWCSTKGLEALFSYLHNKTCEK